The genome window TATTTTTGCCTCCAGACTTTTGGGAGTTATCCCATTTCCTCCTTTAAAGCCAACTGTTTCGATGATAGCTTTAATCTGTTCCTTCTCTTGATTCTCAATTGGAATCTGCATTAGTATATTTGCTAATCTTCGTTGCCCTTCGCTTTTGGATTTATTTAATTTTTCATCTGAAATGTCATGCAATAACGCAGACAGTTCTATGATATGAGAATACTCAATTCCTTCTTTTTCTGATAGTAATAAGGCTATTTTACGTACTCTATCTACATGATACCAATCGTGACCACTAGCATCATTCTCCATCTCTTGCTCTATTATATTTTCTACTTTCGTAATAAGCTTCATTTATTCTCACATCCAGCAATCTATTATGTCCATATTGTATCATGAAAAGTAGTTTTTCGA of Niallia circulans contains these proteins:
- a CDS encoding HD domain-containing protein, with the translated sequence MTKVENIIEQEMENDASGHDWYHVDRVRKIALLLSEKEGIEYSHIIELSALLHDISDEKLNKSKSEGQRRLANILMQIPIENQEKEQIKAIIETVGFKGGNGITPKSLEAKIVQDADRLDAIGALGIARTFAYGGSIGSPIYDPHSAIREKMTEEEYRKNNSSSIHHFYEKLLKIKDLLHTESAKKMAVERHQFMESFLKEFYKEWNVQNEEYFN